accatttcctaaaatgacatgatccccacttattttacttattaaaatatctactcaaccccacttgttttattactttatttcattcaattcttttttttaatacccGTGCCGGACTAAATGTatatcttaaataaatacggagagagtacaagtttttaaaaataataagtaggTTGTCGCTGGCGCTCAGATGAAGAATCATTTTTGGCATAAGAAATCTAATTAAGTCCGACTCCTAGACATGAAGTATATAACGTAAACAACCTCAAGCACGATAATAATGTAGAAAGTTTTGTACCTATTTTCACTTAAAAATATGAAACCtaggaaaaaaaatgaagaatttCCGACAGGGGTGAAGCCAGAATTTTTATACAAGGGGGCCGAAATTTATACAGGAATACTTGTCTAATTTcctaaaataaaatacttgGTACTATAATTTTAATATATCAAACCAActattttttgttgttgtttttttagTACTGTAGAATGTAAATTGACCTAAAAttcttaatattttaaaatactaACAATAAAATACTTGGACactattaaaataaagtttcaaGTGACACCTGCTTAGTACCGTTAAATATAAAATATCTAGGTAATAACAGTTAAGTAacattaaatattaaatatttacttTGTTGGACAACATAACTTATTTTCTACTTCCATACTATGACAATAAAAGTAATGAAAATTACTCAATGACAATAAAACAAGTTTGAAAAATGAATATAAGTCCATAATGGGTTTCGTAAACAAGGAACAATAGATGtatcaaattaaaaataaaaatgataaataGAAGAGCTTAGCTAGGAATCAAACATGCAACTAGCAACATGACAACTTGTTATTACTACCAACTCAGCTAAATACCAATTGAGGTTgccatgagtggttaagggcctcttgctccttaaccaaggtctcgggttcgagctttgagaatggaaaaaatctcaactgggagggatgctgcccatcgaggtacccatgcaaactcccacgggagattacctcgccaaaggcggtgggaactcctcgtagtagaacaaaaaaaaaactaactcaGCTAAATGAAATGGATAGTTTATAGTTGCAACTTTAATTATATATGTACAATCTGGGGGGGCCATGGCCTACCAAGACCCCATATAGCTTCGCCACTGATTTCCGAGTATTATAAGTATTATTTTTTGAGGCGGTCAATGAATTAATGAAGTTCTAACAAGTTTGAATATTCTAGGGAAAAGAATTCCTATATGCTCACTTCAAACTTACACGGATATTCTATCTGGCAATAAAATGATCATTGTATTACCCGGTCGTCTATCATGCATacacaaaacaaattaaaacacTTGCTAATACGAACAATATCATCATAGAGAAGGAAAATTGGTGCAACTCCCTCTTGCTTATGAAGAATTTCCTAGTACTCTTGAGTCTTGAGTCGGTTTCAATTTTGATTCGGATCACTTTCGATTAAAATCGGGTATTAAATTGGGTCAATCAGTTCGGATAATAGATTACGATTTACGGTCCATACGGATCCATTTTGTCGGGTGTACTAACTACACACAACACGATAGAGCCATAGAGTAGAGGTGACCGACAAAAGTGATTAGAAAATGACGATACTAGAAAATGACGATTAAAAGATCAAAATCATAAAATTAAAATGTAATGACCAAAAAGGGAACACTCTTGAATATCCCCTAATCATTCGCCAGCTTTCTTCTGTGCACTGCCATGGCCACCATAACATATGATCTTCCTTCAATTCTGGGTTCCACTCATACCAAATTCCTCCTTCGTAACACCGCTCTTCAGGtctatctctttctctctcctatgttCTACATGTTTATTTGATTAAATCGGCATTAATTTAGCATTTTCCAGTTCTTATTTTCTGTAATTGAATTACTTCACTTCTTTAATTGAAGTTAATCCCCTTTTTTGTGAATAATTGCTGCGAATTTGGTTCATCTTTCTTTCATTTTTAACATTGCGTTGACTTCTAAGAGAAATTAATTTAGGTTGAATACTTCTGTAAGAACCTTCAGAATCGTGGGGTTTAATGTAAGATATGATTTTGATTAAAATGGATATTATGACTTAATCCAATTTGAAGATGATATCAATTGACAATTGGGATCTTCTAAATTGCAAATTTGTGGAAGTAtttgatcattttttttttttgtcatagtTGGTTAGTTACTTGCCAATGTTTTGCAACATCAGCAAGTTGTGCTGAATTCTACGAAGTACATAATATGCAAGTGGGGGTATTTTCGCGGTGAATCTATTGTTTATCTTGTAATAATGTGTTTTCTCTTATTGTCCGAAATGATGAGTTAGATTGGTCTGTTCCAAACTTCCAATAGGTTAGCTTAGTTATATTTCCTTattgaaaacttgaaataaataacaaattgaaCAATGTGATTAGATAAAGGGGTTATTTTTTTGTTGGTACAAAAATTGATGATATACTACTGTAAATGAGATTAACTAATGATTCAACTTATGAGCTATGAGTTATATGATGAAGTTTGTGATGGGTCATGAGTGTTCTAGTGTTTCCTCCACTTTCTTTGTTGAGTGTAATCTCATGTATGGTCTTATGTAGGTCAGTATTGATActttgaaaggaaagaaagtcGGGCTGTACTTTTCAGCATCTTGGTGTGGGCAGTGTCGTCGATTTACCTCAACTTTGGTTGAGGTATACAATGAGCTTATTTCTCAGAAAAAGGATTTTGAGGTTGTTTTTGTCACAGCCGATGAAGATGATGAATCATTTGATAAGTACTTCTTGAACATGCCCTGGCTTGCTATTCCGTTTTCTGATTCAGAAACTCATGATAACTTGGATGAATTGTTCAAGGTGGAAGGAGTTCCTCACCTTGTGATCCTAGATGAAAATGGCATGGTTCTAACCAATGATGGTGTTCAAATTATTCGTGACTATGAAGCCGAGGGGTATCCTTTTACCCCAGAAAGAATCCAGATATTGAAACAGCGAGAGGAAATGGCTAGAAAGGAACAAACTTTAAGATCTATACTGGCATCTAATTCTCGCCATTTTTTGCTCTCAACTAATGGTAAAAAGGTAATCTTTAACTACTAAAAATGTGTTAGTAGTTGCGAACTTTAAGATATGCTAGAAAAGTATGACTTACTGCAGTCTTCTGATTCTGAAGGCATTTTGTTTTGCCAAAAATGCAGGTGCCTGTTTCTGCCCTTGAAGGCGATACTGTTGGTCTATATTTCTCACTGTCTTCATACAGACCATGCATAAATTTCACTCCCGTACTTGTAGATGTTTATGAGAAGTTGAAGAAAAAGGGGCAGAAGTTTGAAATTGTTTTGATTTCCCTTGATGACGATGAAGAACTATTTAGACAGGGATTTTCCAGCATGCCCTGGTATTCATTGCCTTTTAAGGACAAGAACTGTGTTAAACTGGCTCGTTATTTTGATATCTCAATGCTTCCCACTTTGGTGATATTAGGACCAGATGGGAAAACCCTTCATTTCAATGCAACCGAGACAATAGAAGATCATGGAGTTGAGGCATACCCTTTCACACCAGAGTGGTTTCAGGAGCTTGCACAGATAGAAAAGGCAAGGCAAGAGGCTCAGACCCTTGAGTCAATTCTCATTTCTGGGAAGCAGGATTTTGTAATAGATAAAACTGGCACAAAGGTGAGATGCTTAAATGGTATGAGTTTTTTGCACGCTTCTTTGATCATCAAAATGTTACTCGGACATGAGTACTCTTGTTATACACTGGTATTTTTCCAAATGTCAAGTCTCAAGTGTACATGATGTCAAGGATCTGATATGGGTCTTTGCATATCAGTTATCTAACATGCCGCACCAATCCATTCTTCCTTTTTATATGTTTATACCATACGATTTATGTTGTgtcgtttttatttttattattgtttctgCTGAAATTTGAAATCCCTGCTTTAGTTTCGTCAGTGATTATCATTGACTTGTATAATTGCAGAGTCCCTGAAAATCTATCTCTTAAGTTCATTGATGATTTACATTATCCTAGGGGATGCTTTTCTCTAATTCCAAGTCATATTTTAGTATTTTACTGCTCAATTAATTCTTCTAGTTTGTTTTCTGCAGGTTCCCGTCTCTCAGCTTGTAGGGAAGAACATTCTCTTGTATTTTTCAGCACACTGGTGCCCTCCATGTCGTGCTTTTCTTCCAAAACTTATTGAAGTTTATCAGCAGATAAAGGCAAAGGATAATACCTTCGACGTGATCTTTATCTCAAGTGACAAAGACCAGACTTCCTACGAGGAGTTCTTTACTGCAATGCCCTGGTTAGCTATTCCATTCGATGACAAGAGAAACACTCATCTAAGTCGTTTATTCAAAGTATTTGGGGCTTCTAAATTGGTTGCAATTGGACCTAATGGGAAAACCGTCACAACAGAAGCCAGAGAACTTATTATGGTTCATGGAGCAAAGGCTTATCCTTTTACCGATGAGCGGTTAAAGGAAGTTGAATCTGAACTCGAGGAGATGACTAAAGAGTGGCCCGAGAAGGTGGACCATGCTCTTCACAAAGACCATGGACTTGTGCTCAAACGGCGTAATGT
This sequence is a window from Spinacia oleracea cultivar Varoflay chromosome 1, BTI_SOV_V1, whole genome shotgun sequence. Protein-coding genes within it:
- the LOC110782951 gene encoding probable nucleoredoxin 1 isoform X1, producing MATITYDLPSILGSTHTKFLLRNTALQVSIDTLKGKKVGLYFSASWCGQCRRFTSTLVEVYNELISQKKDFEVVFVTADEDDESFDKYFLNMPWLAIPFSDSETHDNLDELFKVEGVPHLVILDENGMVLTNDGVQIIRDYEAEGYPFTPERIQILKQREEMARKEQTLRSILASNSRHFLLSTNGKKVPVSALEGDTVGLYFSLSSYRPCINFTPVLVDVYEKLKKKGQKFEIVLISLDDDEELFRQGFSSMPWYSLPFKDKNCVKLARYFDISMLPTLVILGPDGKTLHFNATETIEDHGVEAYPFTPEWFQELAQIEKARQEAQTLESILISGKQDFVIDKTGTKVPVSQLVGKNILLYFSAHWCPPCRAFLPKLIEVYQQIKAKDNTFDVIFISSDKDQTSYEEFFTAMPWLAIPFDDKRNTHLSRLFKVFGASKLVAIGPNGKTVTTEARELIMVHGAKAYPFTDERLKEVESELEEMTKEWPEKVDHALHKDHGLVLKRRNVYKCDGCEEDGQKWSFNCEECDFDLHPKCALSDENGTYNYHHNLKDHETSKAGWICNDHVCVRASF
- the LOC110782951 gene encoding probable nucleoredoxin 1 isoform X2 — protein: MIFLQFWVPLIPNSSFVTPLFSIDTLKGKKVGLYFSASWCGQCRRFTSTLVEVYNELISQKKDFEVVFVTADEDDESFDKYFLNMPWLAIPFSDSETHDNLDELFKVEGVPHLVILDENGMVLTNDGVQIIRDYEAEGYPFTPERIQILKQREEMARKEQTLRSILASNSRHFLLSTNGKKVPVSALEGDTVGLYFSLSSYRPCINFTPVLVDVYEKLKKKGQKFEIVLISLDDDEELFRQGFSSMPWYSLPFKDKNCVKLARYFDISMLPTLVILGPDGKTLHFNATETIEDHGVEAYPFTPEWFQELAQIEKARQEAQTLESILISGKQDFVIDKTGTKVPVSQLVGKNILLYFSAHWCPPCRAFLPKLIEVYQQIKAKDNTFDVIFISSDKDQTSYEEFFTAMPWLAIPFDDKRNTHLSRLFKVFGASKLVAIGPNGKTVTTEARELIMVHGAKAYPFTDERLKEVESELEEMTKEWPEKVDHALHKDHGLVLKRRNVYKCDGCEEDGQKWSFNCEECDFDLHPKCALSDENGTYNYHHNLKDHETSKAGWICNDHVCVRASF